One part of the Raphanus sativus cultivar WK10039 chromosome 7, ASM80110v3, whole genome shotgun sequence genome encodes these proteins:
- the LOC108816400 gene encoding uncharacterized protein LOC108816400, whose protein sequence is MARRQPFQHQIFLVLAVLSLVIALKPVQVIARTDKPIDCDTKGQQLNKISYLRRNEIDPRIRTRTRRLMNVVEINDYPGSGANSRHTRPYCPDC, encoded by the exons ATGGCGAGAAGACAACCCTTTCAACATCAAATATTCTTGGTTTTAGCTGTGCTGTCTCTTGTGATTGCATTGAAGCCTGTCCAAGTCATTGCAA GAACTGATAAACCGATAGACTGTGACACCAAGGGACAACAACTGAATAAGATTAGTTACCTG AGACGAAATGAAATCGATCCTAGGATAAGAACACGGACACGGAGGTTGATGAATGTTGTAGAGATCAACGATTATCCAGGATCAGGTGCTAACAGCCGCCACACTCGACCATACTGTCCTGATTGCTAA
- the LOC108818449 gene encoding geranylgeranyl diphosphate reductase, chloroplastic yields MSSFALKSFTGLRQSPTDQITLVSHVPSSLSLPHRRTSLRVTASRASPKLANRTLRVAVIGGGPAGGAAAETLAQGGVETILIERKMDNCKPCGGAIPLCMVGEFNLPLDIIDRRVTKMKMISPSNIAVDIGRTLKEHEYIGMVRREVLDQYLRERAEKSGATVINGLFLKMDLPEEWDSPYVLHYTEYDGKTGATGQKKTMEVDAVIGADGANSRVAKSIGAGDYDYAIAFQERIRIPDDKMTYYEDLAEMYVGDDVSPDFYGWVFPKCDHVAVGTGTVTHKGDIKKFQLATRNRAKDKILGGKIIRVEAHPIPEHPRPRRLSKRVALVGDAAGYVTKCSGEGIYFAAKSGRMCAEAIVEGSQNGKKMIDESDLRKYLEKWDKTYLPTYRVLDVLQKVFYRSNPAREAFVEMCGDEYVQKMTFDSYLYKRVAPGSPLEDLKLAVNTIGSVFRANALRREIEKLNV; encoded by the exons ATGTCGTCGTTTGCACTCAAATCCTTCACCGGACTTCGCCAGTCCCCAACGGACCAGATAACTCTCGTCTCCCATGTTCCATCCTCACTCTCTCTCCCCCATCGACGGACCTCCCTCAGAGTAACCGCGTCAAGAGCCAGCCCCAAGCTCGCCAACCGCACCCTCCGCGTCGCCGTCATCGGCGGAGGCCCGGCGGGAGGAGCCGCCGCCGAGACTCTCGCCCAGGGAGGCGTCGAGACGATCCTCATCGAGCGGAAGATGGACAACTGCAAGCCCTGCGGCGGCGCGATCCCTCTCTGCATGGTCGGAGAGTTCAACCTGCCGCTGGACATCATCGACAGGAGGGTgacgaagatgaagatgatctCTCCGTCCAACATCGCCGTCGACATCGGCCGCACGCTCAAGGAGCACGAGTACATAGGGATGGTGAGGAGGGAGGTTCTTGACCAGTACCTGAGGGAGAGAGCGGAGAAGAGTGGAGCTACTGTTATCAACGGTCTCTTTCTCAAGATGGATCTTCCCGAGGAGTGGGACTCGCCGTACGTGTTGCATTACACGGAGTATGATGGGAAGACGGGAGCTACGGGACAGAAGAAGACGATGGAGGTTGACGCCGTTATCGGAGCTGACGGAGCTAACTCTAGAGTTGCCAAGTCTATCGGTGCTGGAGATTACGACTATGCCATCGCTTTTCAG GAGAGAATCAGAATCCCAGATGATAAGATGACGTACTACGAGGATCTAGCTGAGATGTACGTCGGTGATGACGTGTCGCCGGACTTTTACGGATGGGTGTTCCCTAAATGCGACCACGTGGCTGTCGGGACAGGCACTGTTACGCACAAAGGTGACATCAAGAAGTTCCAGCTCGCGACAAGAAACAGAGCCAAGGACAAGATTCTAGGAGGCAAGATCATCCGCGTGGAGGCTCACCCTATTCCTGAACACCCGAGACCGCGCAGGCTCTCCAAGCGCGTCGCTCTTGTTGGTGATGCTGCAGGGTACGTGACTAAATGCTCCGGCGAAGGGATCTACTTCGCTGCAAAGAGTGGAAGGATGTGTGCTGAAGCCATCGTTGAAGGTTCACAGAacg GTAAGAAGATGATTGATGAAAGTGATTTGAGGAAGTACTTGGAGAAATGGGACAAGACGTACTTGCCTACGTACAGGGTGCTTGATGTGTTGCAGAAAGTGTTTTACAGATCCAATCCGGCTAGAGAAGCGTTTGTGGAGATGTGTGGAGATGAGTACGTTCAGAAGATGACGTTTGATAGCTATCTGTACAAGAGGGTCGCACCGGGTAGTCCTTTGGAGGATTTGAAGTTGGCTGTGAACACCATTGGGAGTGTGTTTAGAGCTAATGCTCTAAGGAGAGAGATTGAGAAGCTGAATGTTTAA
- the LOC108818450 gene encoding protein RKD2 has protein sequence MADHKLKEERPFSFLTYSPSFDDHISLTFPSFEWEEELLPLHNNFVSQSFHLPTITLPLPDLESLSQDVLNTYSSTEQNRGEGDLEKNTKKRKLNIEEHSVGIISDITTYTNFPGSKALSKETISRYFYVPITQAAMELDVGLTLLKRRCRELGFRRWPHRKLMSLLALINNVKERQKMDGGENTGIFKNAVEILEDERRRIEENPDLEFTDKTKRLRQACFKATHKMKKKKRSLKSEMSIIPSSSSSGSVVSEEESVIEGIESDDEEVKYLLCGFTSEFSGL, from the exons ATGGCTGATCATAAACTCAAGGAAGAGAGGCCCTTCTCATTTCTAACATATTCACCATCCTTTGATGATCACAT CTCGTTAACCTTTCCTTCATTTGAATGGGAAGAAGAACTTCTTCCTCTCCACAACAACTTTGTTTCTCAATCTTTTCATTTGCCTACAATTACTCTGCCTTTACCTGACCTTGAATCCTTGTCTCAAG ATGTGCTCAATACATACAGCTCTACAGAGCAGAACAGAGGAGAAGGTGACTTGGAGAAGAATACTAAGAAGAGGAAACTCAACATAGAAGAACATAGCGTAGGAATCATCAGCGATATCACTACCTACACAAACTTTCCAGGTTCGAAGGCATTGTCGAAGGAGACAATCTCTCGCTACTTCTATGTGCCAATAACTCAGGCAGCCATGGAGCTTGACGTTGGTTTAACTCTTCTGAAAAGAAGATGTCGTGAACTTGGTTTCCGTCGATGGCCTCATCGCAAACTCATGAGCTTACTAGCTCTGATTAATAACGTCAAG GAGCGGCAGAAGATGGATGGGGGAGAGAATACTGGAATATTCAAGAACGCAGTAGAGATACTCGAGGACGAGAGGAGGAGGATCGAAGAGAATCCAGATTTGGAGTTTACAGACAAGACAAAGAGGCTGAGACAAGCTTGTTTCAAGGCTACAcacaagatgaagaagaagaagagaagtctCAAGTCAGAGATGTCTATTATACCCTCTAGTTCAAGCAGCGGCTCAGTGGTAAGTGAAGAGGAGTCAGTTATTGAAGGTATAGAGAGCGATGATGAAGAAGTGAAGTATCTCTTGTGTGGTTTCACAAGTGAGTTTAGTGGTTTGTGA
- the LOC108816602 gene encoding transcription factor PRE3, translated as MSGRRSRSRQSSGISEDQINDLIIKLQQLLPELRNSRRSDKVSASRVLQETCNYIRNLHREVDDLSERLSELLANTDTAQAALIRSLLTQ; from the exons atgtcagGAAGAAGATCACGTTCGAGACAATCCTCAGGGATCTCAGAAGATCAGATCAACGATCTCATTATCAAGTTGCAGCAGCTTCTTCCTGAACTTAGGAACAGTCGTCGCTCCGACAAG GTTTCAGCATCGAGAGTGTTACAAGAGACGTGCAACTACATAAGGAATCTGCATAGAGAGGTTGACGATCTAAGTGAGAGACTATCTGAGTTACTCGCAAACACAGACACTGCTCAAGCTGCTTTAATCAGAAGCTTACTTACCCAATAA